The Chryseobacterium oranimense genome contains the following window.
CTTTTTCCCGACGCAAAGCTTTACAATTGAGGCTGCATATTTGAGGCTGCAAAGAAAAAATCAATTTTCAATTGATCTGATGAAGCGTGTGTTATATTTATTATGTTTTATTAGTGGCTTGGCTTTGCCGCTTGCTTTGCTTCAACTTCCTAATCCGATGGGTACAATATAAAACAGTAATTCCATTAGAATTCTAATGGAACTATTTGTTTTCTGCGGAGAGTGAGGGATTCGAACCCCCGGACCTGTTACAGTCAACAGTTTTCAAGACTGCCGCAATCGACCACTCTGCCAACTCTCCTGAATAATATTTTTTCAGTGGTGCAAATATATAATGATTTTCACTGATCACAAAACTTTTGTTAAAAATCAGCCATCACTACAATTCTTAAAAAAACCATTTTGCAGAAGCGAAAGAAACTTCTCTTTAATAATAGGGTACAGAATTTTAATTATCTTTAACAATCAAATATGGCCATTAAAAGGAACCAAGGTGTTCACGATACATTGAAAGTAAAGTGTGAGAAATGTAGATGCGCTTAAGCCATATAAAAGACATGCCAGCAAAACAAAATGAATGATATTCCTCAACATAAGCTCGTAAAACCCGACCCGTCGATTGCCGATTTTGTCTATTGCTTTTCATCGATACAAAATCTGTCTTCTATTACCGAAGGCGTGATTATTCCGAACGGAAAAATTGATCTTTCCTTTTACAGAAATCCAGACGGTCAATTTCACATTTCTCTTTTAGGGCTGGAAACAAAGCCTAAGATCACACCGGAACAAAATATTTCAACTTTTTTTGCCATTAATTTTAATCCGCTTGCCGTAGAATATATTTTACACCACTCTATTGCAGACATTCTGAATACAGCAAAATCTTTGCCTGATAATTTTTGGGATTTCAGCATCGATGATCTGAACGATTTTGATTTGTTCTGTGAAAAAGCCACCCGAAAAATACAATCGCTTTTACCAATAGAAATAGATGTCCGGAAACACAAACTTTTTGAATTGATTACTGCAACCAGCGGCGAAATTTCAGTAAAGGAACTTTCAGAAAAAGTGTCCTGGAGCGCAAGACAGATCAATCAATATTTCAATCAGCAATTTGGTCTTTCATTGAAGGCATATTGCAGTATCCTGCGTTTCCAGGCTTCGCTTTCACATATCAAGGAGGGCAAGCTTTTTCCGCAGCTAAATTATTACGACCAGTCGCATTTCATCAAAGAAATCAAAAAACTTTCAGGTGCCTCGCCCAAAGAGTTATTTAAAAACAAAGACCGCCGATTTTTACAATTTTTAATAAGTGATAAGAAATAATTTTGCAGCATCAATTTTAAAATTATGCTTATACAAAATAAAAAAATCGCCATTGTTGGTGGCGGACCGGCTGGATTAACCTTAGCCAGATTATTACAAATGCAAGATGGTGATGTTAAAGTCTATGAAAGAGACCTCAACCGAAATGTCCGTGTGCAGGGCTCCACTCTGGATCTTCACGAAACAACAGGCCTGGAAGCTTTGAAACGTGCAGGTCTGCTCGATGAATTTTACAAACATCACCGCCCTGAAGCAAGCAAAATGATATTGGCGGATAAATCGCTCAACATACATTTTGACGATCGCAATTTTGCAAAAACTATTTCTGAAACCCGCCCTGAGATTGACCGTGCGCCATTGCGTGATATTTTATTAAATTCTTTACAGCCCGATACCGTTGTCTGGGACAGCCGTTTTATTTCTATGGAAAAGCAAAACGACGGCTGGCTTTTGCATTTCAGTAACGGAACAAGTGCTTATGCAGATTTGGTCATTGCTGCTGACGGAGCTAGTTCAAAAATCCGTCCTTACCTCAGCGATATTAAAGCAGTTTTTTCAGGTATTACACTGATTCAGGGGGATATTTACGAAGTGGAAAAAAACGAATCCAAACTGTTTTCTTTTGGAAAAATAATGGCTTTTGATGATGAAAAAATGTTAGGTTATGGTACAAAAGGCGACGGCTCAATTATGTTTATAGCTGCCTTCAAAACTTCTGAAAACTGGCTTTCTGAAAGTAAAATTGATTTCAGTAATCAAGAACAGGTGACCGCCTGGTTTAAGCAGGAATTTTCCAACTGGAGCGAAAATTGGCAGGAATTATTTACCAATGAAAGTGTTCACTTTACTCCGCGTCCGCAATATTATTACCCGTTCGATCAAACCTGGGAAACTCAGGAAAATTTAACGATGATCGGCGATGCAGCCCACAAAATGCCTCCATTTGCAGGTGAAGGTGCCAACGTAGCAATGCAGGACGCATTTGAATTAGCCGAGTGTTTAACGAGCAATACCTTCTCTGATATAAAAGCCGCCATCGCCCATTTTGAAAAAAACATGGTAGAAAGAGGAGCAGCAGCAACACAAGATACTCTGGAAAATATGGAAAGAATGTTCTCAAAAAGCGGATTGGAGCAAATGATTTCGTTTTTTAATCAGGTGGAGCATGAAATCTGATGGTCAATTTTATAATTCTGTTCAGAATTTCTAGTCAGACTCAAAAACGGTTTATCAGCAATATTGATAAACCGTTTTTTATTATTCCATCAGCAGCCTTTTTAAAGTTCAGCATTTACTTAGGACAGTTTTTTGGAGAATTCACAGGATTGCATCTTGCAGTTTCACCATTAGGCATCGTTACATAATAATCTGTTCCATAGGTATTCCCTTTCCTGAAAAAATCTGTGGAAACAACCTGTGCTCCGCTGCTGAACGCTGCTTTCTCTCTTGTCCTGTCGTTTACCTTTGCTTCATACGTTTCTATGTCTGAACGGGTTCTCACAAGGTATCCTTCTTTTACCAGCTTCTGAATTTCGTTTTGTCTTACAATTGCGTTATCATAAAGTATGAAAGCTGAATAATCCTTTCCGGGAGCAGATTCTATAAACATCATTCTTCCTTTAAGGTTGGGATGCCCTGCCAAATAAGGAGATTCATTATTGCTGATCCCGGCACTTGATGGCAACAGTATAAAAACAAATTTTCCTTTTGAATCATTTACCGTCGGCCAGTTATGATGCAGTACCGCTTCATTGAGGGTTTTATACTTTCCTTTCACATCATCCGGAGCAATAATTTTATCTCTTCCCAATACGGAAAGTACTTCCTGATCCAGATCGTCAAATGCTTTCTGATCAAATTTAAGCACTTCGGCAGCGTTAGGGAAAATAGGCAATCCGGAATCTTTAGCTTCAACCTGGATGAAAACAGGAATATGACCAGGATTTTTGTCGGACCAGTCTTTCAACGCCTGAAGTGCTTTTTTAAAAGTGGTATAATGGGTCCTGAAATCCAGATCCGCAATATGCATTACTTTGAAACCCGGCTTATCCAGATCTTCGGTAGAAAAAGGGGCAAGATCCGTTATTCCCTGCTTTTTCAGCATTTCGTAGGAAGCTGGTTTATTGAATCTGTTTCCTGTAGGATCATAGTAAACGTCAATTTCAATATTCCTCATACCGGCATTGAGCTGTTCGTTAAAATCGGGATGATTGTAATTTAATGCTTCAGCAAAATCGAGTCCGTTGGGATGATATTCCTGAAACTTGGCTTTCTCTTCCGGCGACATATTATTCAAAAAAGAACCTTTGAATTTTTCCATAATAGTGCCTGCCATTTTTAAAACTTTGGGATCTACAGGTTTTGCATAACTGTTGTGGGTTCCCAATACCTGGATCTGATTAATTTTCAAATCTTTCGGATATCCGCTGAATTCTTTTTTATTCTGTGCCATAGCCAATACCGATAACAATCCGAATGTGGATAGTATTATTTTTTTCATGTTAAAATATTTAATTAAAAGTTGAGTGAAACTCCCATCTGTCCACGGAAGCCTGTATAGGAAACACTTTCCGTTCTGTCCTGTTTCCCGTGATAGAATCTGTTGGGTTCGTTGAAAAGATTATTAAGCTCGGCAAAAAGCCTTATTTTCTTTGAAAGGGCATAAGAAGCCGTAGCATCAAGGGTAAAGTTTTTATCAAACCACTGATAATGATCAGGTCCGGCCAGAGAACGGATAGCATTGAGGTACTTTCCTTTGTAATTTCCGGCCAGCCTTAACATCAGCTTATCCGTTTCATAGAAAATGCTTGCATTGAAGATGTGTTTTGCCTGTTTAGGTAAAGTGGTTTCGATTTTTTCCACTGACGTCCCGTTATATACCGGTATTTCGGTTTTTGAATCCACAAAAGTGTAGTTTCCTTCGAATCCGAAATGCTGCAAAAAGCCCGGCAATTCTGTAAAACGTTTGCTGAAATTGGCTTCCAGACCGAACAGCCAGCCTTTCTCCAGATTTCGGGGCGAGCTTTTAAGATATACCAGTCCGTTTCTCTGTTCCGTCGTCTGGTCCTGGTAGATAATGCTGTTTAAACTTTTATAGAAACTTCCCACGGAAATGATTCCCAAATTGGAAAAATATTTTTCAAACATCAGGTCAAAACTGTTGGCATACGTAGGTTTCAGCTCGGCATTACCTTCTGTAATGGTCTGAAGGGCATCATTGATTTGTAATCCTGGGTTAAGGTCACTGAAGTCAGGCCTTGCAAACGACCTCGTGTACGAAGCCCGGAAGATCGTATTTTCATCCACATTATACTTCATATTTACCATTGGCAGGAAGGCATTGTATGTATTCTCTTTTTCAACAGGTTCCGCGACTGTAGTATTTCCTTTTATGACAACACTGCTACCTTTGAAATTGGTCACATTATATTCATTTCTGAATCCACCGATCATCGTCAATTTCTCAGTCAGCCTGAAATTTCCCATCACATATGCTGAGTACACATTTTCCTTTCCAGAATACGAAGCGGCAAGATTACTTGCAGTATTGGCTCCCTGTACATTGAACATGGTATTGGCTGCCATAAATTCCGGAGTGTACATCTGATCGATCTGCCCGTTGGTAATCTGGTTGATGATAACATTGTTGTAAGGCTGGCCTAAAGGATTCAGAAACCCTCCATTATAGGCGAAATCTTCTGTTTGCAGCTGATTCAGATAAACAAGAGGTGCTGATCCCGGTATTCCCATCAGCTTGGAAGGCATCCAAACGTACACGCTTGAAACAAAATTTTTATCTTTATCAACTAATTTTCCTCCAGCTTTTAAATTGATTTTGTCATTAAGCCTGTAGCTGAAATTAAACTGTCCCCTATAATCTCTTTCACTGTTTTTATTCCTGCTGATAATGGTCTGATAAAGGTAGATCTGTGCCGGATCCAATGCACTCAGGTTATGCGGCAGGACAACATCGGAAGCATCACCGATACCGTCGGGAGAATCCATTGCCAGGTATTTTAATCCGTCGGCTGAGAGGTTTCCATAAGTCATATTCTGCCTGAACAGAACAATCGGATAGCCTCTTTCCTCTTTACTCAGATTTTTGGGAGAATTGAATTCGAAGCTTGATCTTGCTTTTACTAAGGACCAGTCGAGTTTTAACTTATCTGATAATTTGTGCTCACCCCCAAGATCAAAGGAATAAAGATCTGTAACATAATCCGAATGCCTTGCCTGAAGCTGAACATTTTTTGTATTGAAATTAAAATAGGTCTCACGAACGTTCTGCCCGTCAATATACTGGCTGTACAACCCTTTGAAATAAAGCTTATTATTTTTATTGATCTGATAATCCAAAGCTCCATTAAAGCCTAAAGTTCTTCTTTGCGCAATATAATCCCTAAGCTGTAACTGATTGATCGCAAAAGATTTAACCCTGTCTTTATTATTAAAATCATACACCATCTGGAAATTATCTATCCCGGTGTCTCTGTTCCATATCACAGCTGAAGTAATGAATCGCAGTTTATCTGTGATTTTGTTTCCATACACTATAGAAGCATTATAGCTAGGAGATTTGGATTGATTAACAAAACCTCCTGCCACATTTACAGACAGTGTTTCTTTGCTTACAGCTGTTTTTGTAATAAAATCTATCGTTCCCCCGATGGCATCCCCGTCCATATCAGGAGTAAGTGTTTTTGACAACTTTACAAACTGGATGAGTTCCGAAGGAAAAATATCCATCTGTAGTCCCCGGTTGGCATAATCTCCACTGGCACTTGGCATTCTGTTTCCATTGAGCGTGGATGAGCTCCACTGGATAGGCGTTCCTCTTACGGCTGCAAAACGGCCTTCTCCCATGTCTCTTTCAATGGTGACGGCAGGTAGTCTCTGGATGGCTTCTGCTGCGTTTCTGTCCGGAAGTTTTCCGATGGCATCGGAAGCCAGAACATCAGAGATTGTTTCGGAATTCTTTTTAATATTCAAAGCCCTGGCCTGGGAAGGTTTGTAGGCGGAAGTAATAACAACGCCTTCAATGCTTTTTGTTTGTTCTCTATTTTCCAGGACAATGACTCCTAAATCTGCCACCTTTGGATTGACAGAGATATCAATATCAACCATTTTATCGGTATACCCTTCGTAGGATACAATAATAGAAGCAGAACCTTCAGGAATGGTAATACTGAAATTCCCCTGATTATCTGTCAGAACAAAGGTTTTCTTGTCATAAGTCAGAACTTTTGCCTGCGGAAGTTTCCCTTGTGAGTCTTCTATCTTTCCGCTTACCTGAATCTGTGCATAAGATTGTATTGAAGCAAAGAAAAGTGCAATAGCCAAAGTAGATGTTAGTTTTTTCATTTTTACAGATGCTTTTATCTGCTGCAAAACTATTCTGACTTTCATTTTGAAAAGTTCATCTGGATTAAGATGAACTTATTTTTATAAAACAGACTTTTAAATAATTAATTATCAATAATTTAAGCTGTTTTAATTATTTATTAACGAATAAAAACCAAAAGTTAATAGTCGTGATGCAATTCTTTTTCCCTGAGAATTTTTCTGCGGTAATCGTTGGGATTTACCCCGGTTTCCTGCTTGAAATATTTATAAAAAGTGGCTTTGGACCTGAACCCGCACTGGTAATAAAGTTCGCTTATCTGCTGATCCGGATTTTGATTGATCTGCTCTATAAATTCCTCTATCCGGTACTTGTTGATGAGATCGTAAAAAGTGGTCTCAAGACCTTCGGAAATACATTGGGATAAATGATTTTTGGAAATATGGATCATATTGGAAATATCATCCATGCTCAGGTCTTCTTTTGTGTATATTTTTTTGTTTTTTAAAAGCTCAATCAATCTGTTGTTGGTATTGGTTATATAGTCTTTACTCAGGACAGAACTTTTGTATTTTCTGCTTTTTTTATGTTCTGCCAAAGTTTCCGTGATTTCATTTATAGTTACGTTACTATCTTCTGCACTCACTTCGGAAATCGGCTTGTCTATTTGAATCAGCCGGATCAGAAAAATAAATTGTACAAAGAAGGAAAAGGTATAAATAATTCTCAAAAGCTCCCTGTCCACCAATCTCCCGTATCCGCATATCAAATAGGCAAGCAATAAAGTCATTACAAAACACAAAAACTGAATAAATAACTTCTGAAATGCATTTTCCTTATTTCTGTGCCTGATCTGTTCGGTAAGCGTAACAGCCAGATAACCTAACCAATAAAAAGGATAAATCTTAAAAATCCATAGGTAAAACCTGTG
Protein-coding sequences here:
- a CDS encoding AraC family transcriptional regulator, whose product is MNDIPQHKLVKPDPSIADFVYCFSSIQNLSSITEGVIIPNGKIDLSFYRNPDGQFHISLLGLETKPKITPEQNISTFFAINFNPLAVEYILHHSIADILNTAKSLPDNFWDFSIDDLNDFDLFCEKATRKIQSLLPIEIDVRKHKLFELITATSGEISVKELSEKVSWSARQINQYFNQQFGLSLKAYCSILRFQASLSHIKEGKLFPQLNYYDQSHFIKEIKKLSGASPKELFKNKDRRFLQFLISDKK
- a CDS encoding NAD(P)/FAD-dependent oxidoreductase translates to MLIQNKKIAIVGGGPAGLTLARLLQMQDGDVKVYERDLNRNVRVQGSTLDLHETTGLEALKRAGLLDEFYKHHRPEASKMILADKSLNIHFDDRNFAKTISETRPEIDRAPLRDILLNSLQPDTVVWDSRFISMEKQNDGWLLHFSNGTSAYADLVIAADGASSKIRPYLSDIKAVFSGITLIQGDIYEVEKNESKLFSFGKIMAFDDEKMLGYGTKGDGSIMFIAAFKTSENWLSESKIDFSNQEQVTAWFKQEFSNWSENWQELFTNESVHFTPRPQYYYPFDQTWETQENLTMIGDAAHKMPPFAGEGANVAMQDAFELAECLTSNTFSDIKAAIAHFEKNMVERGAAATQDTLENMERMFSKSGLEQMISFFNQVEHEI
- a CDS encoding phosphatidylinositol-specific phospholipase C1-like protein, with translation MKKIILSTFGLLSVLAMAQNKKEFSGYPKDLKINQIQVLGTHNSYAKPVDPKVLKMAGTIMEKFKGSFLNNMSPEEKAKFQEYHPNGLDFAEALNYNHPDFNEQLNAGMRNIEIDVYYDPTGNRFNKPASYEMLKKQGITDLAPFSTEDLDKPGFKVMHIADLDFRTHYTTFKKALQALKDWSDKNPGHIPVFIQVEAKDSGLPIFPNAAEVLKFDQKAFDDLDQEVLSVLGRDKIIAPDDVKGKYKTLNEAVLHHNWPTVNDSKGKFVFILLPSSAGISNNESPYLAGHPNLKGRMMFIESAPGKDYSAFILYDNAIVRQNEIQKLVKEGYLVRTRSDIETYEAKVNDRTREKAAFSSGAQVVSTDFFRKGNTYGTDYYVTMPNGETARCNPVNSPKNCPK
- a CDS encoding TonB-dependent receptor: MKKLTSTLAIALFFASIQSYAQIQVSGKIEDSQGKLPQAKVLTYDKKTFVLTDNQGNFSITIPEGSASIIVSYEGYTDKMVDIDISVNPKVADLGVIVLENREQTKSIEGVVITSAYKPSQARALNIKKNSETISDVLASDAIGKLPDRNAAEAIQRLPAVTIERDMGEGRFAAVRGTPIQWSSSTLNGNRMPSASGDYANRGLQMDIFPSELIQFVKLSKTLTPDMDGDAIGGTIDFITKTAVSKETLSVNVAGGFVNQSKSPSYNASIVYGNKITDKLRFITSAVIWNRDTGIDNFQMVYDFNNKDRVKSFAINQLQLRDYIAQRRTLGFNGALDYQINKNNKLYFKGLYSQYIDGQNVRETYFNFNTKNVQLQARHSDYVTDLYSFDLGGEHKLSDKLKLDWSLVKARSSFEFNSPKNLSKEERGYPIVLFRQNMTYGNLSADGLKYLAMDSPDGIGDASDVVLPHNLSALDPAQIYLYQTIISRNKNSERDYRGQFNFSYRLNDKINLKAGGKLVDKDKNFVSSVYVWMPSKLMGIPGSAPLVYLNQLQTEDFAYNGGFLNPLGQPYNNVIINQITNGQIDQMYTPEFMAANTMFNVQGANTASNLAASYSGKENVYSAYVMGNFRLTEKLTMIGGFRNEYNVTNFKGSSVVIKGNTTVAEPVEKENTYNAFLPMVNMKYNVDENTIFRASYTRSFARPDFSDLNPGLQINDALQTITEGNAELKPTYANSFDLMFEKYFSNLGIISVGSFYKSLNSIIYQDQTTEQRNGLVYLKSSPRNLEKGWLFGLEANFSKRFTELPGFLQHFGFEGNYTFVDSKTEIPVYNGTSVEKIETTLPKQAKHIFNASIFYETDKLMLRLAGNYKGKYLNAIRSLAGPDHYQWFDKNFTLDATASYALSKKIRLFAELNNLFNEPNRFYHGKQDRTESVSYTGFRGQMGVSLNF
- a CDS encoding helix-turn-helix domain-containing protein, whose translation is MILYIVTVILDLLCEYFIFNLGNRSTFLIDQYPSSFRLVKGPLLFLVGKHLLKYKFNWKNYFHFLPFFVVFICNIIVVFIGSESQSFHRFYLWIFKIYPFYWLGYLAVTLTEQIRHRNKENAFQKLFIQFLCFVMTLLLAYLICGYGRLVDRELLRIIYTFSFFVQFIFLIRLIQIDKPISEVSAEDSNVTINEITETLAEHKKSRKYKSSVLSKDYITNTNNRLIELLKNKKIYTKEDLSMDDISNMIHISKNHLSQCISEGLETTFYDLINKYRIEEFIEQINQNPDQQISELYYQCGFRSKATFYKYFKQETGVNPNDYRRKILREKELHHDY